The Methylomicrobium lacus LW14 genome window below encodes:
- a CDS encoding TrkH family potassium uptake protein, whose amino-acid sequence MAMILTILHIFGLVTMGFSGLMTTCLITSYWAGDGATSAFSQGVLVTFLAGALLFFPSLRVQKKVSRQTGFLLVAITWSVTPVFCTLPLLYYFPGMSFVDAYFEVASGLTTTGATVMSGLDQLPMSINLWRHELNWIAGMGIIIFAVAILPILGIGGMQLYIAETPGSVKESDLPPRIAQTAKALWMVYAGISVACILSLKLAGMNWFDAVCHAFAAMSLGGMSTHDQNVGFFNSLPIEVVLTVFQLIAAINFATHFVAIRKLSFKPYAVDMEARSFLALVLGSCVLAASVLWQNGTYADFWTALRHATFNLVTIATDCGFATQDFNQWPIFVPMWMLFLSCLSASSGSTGGGIRMIRTIILLKQARLELFKFIHPQAIRPLKIGEHVINNAIVTSVTGFIFLYFISIVILVFTLLLSGMDFVSALSAVIACFNNAGPGLNQVGPATNYASLTDFQTVVCSFTMLLGRVQIFSIVILFLPEFWKK is encoded by the coding sequence ATGGCTATGATTTTGACGATTCTGCATATTTTCGGCCTGGTGACAATGGGCTTCAGCGGTTTAATGACCACCTGCCTGATCACGTCGTATTGGGCCGGCGACGGGGCGACATCGGCTTTTTCCCAGGGTGTGCTGGTCACCTTCCTGGCCGGCGCGCTGCTGTTTTTTCCGTCCCTGCGCGTCCAGAAAAAAGTCTCGCGGCAGACCGGTTTTTTACTGGTCGCGATCACCTGGTCGGTCACGCCGGTCTTTTGCACCTTGCCGCTGCTCTATTATTTCCCCGGCATGAGTTTTGTCGATGCGTATTTTGAGGTGGCTTCGGGCTTGACCACGACCGGCGCGACCGTGATGTCCGGGCTCGATCAATTGCCGATGTCGATCAATCTCTGGCGCCATGAACTGAACTGGATCGCGGGCATGGGCATCATCATTTTCGCGGTCGCCATCTTGCCGATCTTGGGCATCGGCGGCATGCAGCTTTACATCGCCGAAACCCCGGGCTCGGTCAAGGAATCGGACCTGCCGCCGCGTATCGCGCAGACCGCGAAAGCCTTGTGGATGGTCTATGCCGGCATCTCGGTCGCCTGCATTTTGTCGTTAAAGCTGGCCGGCATGAACTGGTTCGACGCGGTCTGTCATGCGTTCGCGGCGATGAGCCTCGGCGGCATGTCGACGCATGATCAGAATGTCGGTTTTTTCAACTCGTTGCCTATCGAGGTCGTGCTGACCGTCTTTCAGTTGATCGCCGCGATCAACTTCGCGACCCATTTCGTCGCGATACGCAAGCTGTCCTTCAAACCCTATGCGGTCGATATGGAGGCGCGAAGCTTCCTGGCGCTGGTGCTTGGCAGTTGCGTACTGGCGGCGTCGGTCTTGTGGCAGAACGGCACCTATGCCGATTTCTGGACCGCGTTGCGTCATGCGACCTTCAATCTGGTCACGATAGCGACCGATTGCGGTTTTGCGACCCAGGATTTCAATCAGTGGCCGATTTTCGTGCCGATGTGGATGCTGTTTCTGAGCTGTCTTTCGGCCTCGTCCGGTTCGACCGGCGGCGGCATCCGGATGATCCGGACGATCATTCTGTTGAAACAGGCGCGGCTCGAATTGTTCAAATTCATTCATCCGCAGGCGATTCGGCCGTTGAAAATCGGCGAGCATGTGATCAACAACGCGATCGTGACTTCGGTGACCGGCTTCATTTTTCTGTATTTCATCAGCATCGTGATCCTGGTGTTCACGCTGCTGCTCAGCGGGATGGACTTTGTCAGCGCCTTGTCCGCGGTGATCGCCTGCTTCAACAACGCCGGTCCCGGCTTGAATCAGGTAGGGCCTGCCACCAACTATGCCAGTCTGACCGATTTCCAGACGGTCGTGTGCAGCTTTACGATGCTGCTCGGCCGGGTGCAGATCTTTTCGATCGTGATCCTGTTCTTGCCCGAATTCTGGAAAAAATAG
- the rpiA gene encoding ribose-5-phosphate isomerase RpiA has protein sequence MNDKELVAQHAARKIENGMIVGLGTGSTANCFIEALARRHHQEGLKVQTVSSSVVSAIKARELGLPLLAVEQLTGLDVYVDGADEVAPDMTLLKGRGFDLVREKLLAGASREFWVLIDPGKRVGRIGERYAIPVEVIPFAWQLVKESLAAIGGKAELRQTANKDGLVVTSHGSLVLDTAFAEAFDSHTLDTVLNGIPGVVEHGIFSHLASAVFCAKAGRVEEQIA, from the coding sequence ATGAACGACAAAGAATTAGTCGCACAGCATGCCGCGCGGAAAATCGAAAACGGGATGATCGTCGGCCTCGGCACCGGCTCGACCGCGAATTGTTTCATCGAGGCGCTCGCCCGGCGCCATCATCAGGAAGGCTTAAAGGTGCAAACGGTCTCCAGTTCGGTGGTCAGCGCGATCAAGGCGCGCGAGCTCGGCCTGCCGTTACTCGCGGTCGAACAACTGACCGGCCTCGACGTGTATGTGGACGGCGCCGATGAAGTCGCGCCCGACATGACCTTATTGAAAGGCCGCGGCTTCGATCTGGTGCGCGAAAAGCTGCTGGCCGGCGCAAGCCGGGAATTCTGGGTGTTGATCGATCCCGGCAAGCGCGTCGGCCGGATCGGCGAACGTTATGCTATTCCGGTCGAAGTGATCCCGTTTGCCTGGCAACTGGTCAAGGAAAGTCTCGCCGCGATCGGCGGCAAGGCGGAACTGCGGCAAACCGCGAACAAGGACGGTCTGGTGGTGACTTCACACGGCAGTCTGGTGCTGGATACGGCGTTTGCGGAAGCGTTCGACAGTCACACGCTGGATACGGTATTGAACGGCATTCCGGGCGTTGTAGAACACGGCATTTTCAGCCATCTGGCGAGTGCGGTGTTCTGCGCCAAGGCGGGACGGGTCGAAGAGCAGATCGCCTGA
- the trkA gene encoding Trk system potassium transporter TrkA: MKILILGAGVTGSSVAEALASEENDIMVVDFKPELLDSLKQRFDIATVTGNAAHPSVLEQAGVHNTDMVIAVTDSDETNMLACLIINTLYSRPKTIARVRAIEYMKNPNLFSPTGIPVDIVISPEQIVMESIRNLIEFPGVLHISHFAGGLVRLFSVKVGTHGFLTGKKIKSIKDELADAKIRVVAIFRNGKPLIVNGGADIESGDEIFLVAPREQVRHVLKALHKLEAPLKRIIIAGGGHVGKRLALALQDDHQVKIIEKNPKRANKIANELEKTIVLHGDCADETLLMDEAVGSTDLFCAITENDGVNIISASLAKSLGARKAICLLNHKSYTKLLTDTDIDVAVLPNQETLGSILKHVRRGDVAQVRSLCGGSAEAIEAVAHYSGDSDQNSVVGKRVDSIHFPPGIVMGALIRNNQVIPIHHDVIFEEGDHVVMFAMDKKLVSNIEKIFQPLNKTL, encoded by the coding sequence ATGAAGATTCTGATTCTCGGAGCGGGAGTGACTGGCTCGTCGGTCGCCGAGGCCTTGGCCAGTGAAGAAAACGATATCATGGTGGTCGATTTCAAGCCAGAGCTCTTGGATTCGTTGAAGCAGCGCTTCGATATCGCGACGGTCACCGGCAATGCGGCGCATCCCAGCGTACTCGAACAGGCCGGCGTGCATAATACCGATATGGTGATCGCGGTCACCGACAGCGATGAAACCAATATGCTGGCCTGTCTGATCATCAATACGCTGTATAGCCGTCCCAAAACGATCGCCCGGGTGCGCGCGATCGAGTATATGAAAAATCCGAATCTCTTCAGTCCGACCGGCATTCCGGTCGACATCGTGATCAGTCCCGAACAGATCGTGATGGAGTCGATCCGCAATTTGATCGAGTTTCCTGGGGTTTTGCATATTTCCCATTTCGCGGGCGGCCTGGTGCGGCTGTTTTCGGTCAAGGTGGGGACGCACGGTTTCCTGACCGGCAAAAAGATCAAGTCGATCAAGGATGAATTGGCCGATGCGAAAATCCGCGTCGTCGCGATATTCCGCAACGGCAAGCCCCTGATCGTCAATGGCGGCGCGGATATCGAGTCCGGTGACGAAATTTTTCTGGTCGCTCCGCGCGAGCAGGTCCGGCATGTATTAAAAGCGCTGCATAAACTGGAAGCGCCGCTGAAGCGGATCATCATCGCGGGCGGCGGCCATGTCGGCAAACGCCTGGCGTTAGCGCTGCAGGACGATCATCAGGTCAAGATCATCGAGAAGAACCCGAAGCGCGCGAACAAGATCGCGAATGAGCTGGAAAAAACGATCGTGTTGCACGGCGATTGCGCCGATGAAACGTTATTGATGGATGAAGCGGTCGGCAGCACCGATCTGTTCTGCGCGATTACCGAAAATGACGGCGTCAACATCATTTCCGCATCGCTCGCGAAAAGCCTCGGCGCGCGCAAGGCGATTTGCCTGCTCAATCACAAGTCTTATACGAAGTTGCTGACCGATACCGATATCGATGTCGCGGTGTTGCCGAACCAGGAAACCCTGGGCAGCATTTTAAAGCATGTACGCCGCGGCGATGTGGCGCAGGTGCGTTCGTTGTGCGGCGGCAGTGCCGAGGCGATCGAGGCGGTCGCGCATTACAGCGGCGACAGCGATCAGAATTCGGTGGTCGGCAAGCGCGTGGACAGCATCCATTTTCCGCCCGGTATCGTGATGGGGGCATTAATCCGCAACAATCAAGTCATTCCGATCCATCACGACGTGATTTTCGAAGAAGGCGATCATGTGGTGATGTTTGCGATGGACAAAAAGCTGGTCAGCAATATTGAGAAAATCTTCCAGCCGCTGAATAAAACCTTATGA
- a CDS encoding heavy metal translocating P-type ATPase, whose amino-acid sequence MPNSSPVKSSTLSVEHWIALLSLAGIGAYLPLRYGLAIGSQTYRLSLSAAFGPDAAPLFEQSFAFTFALAQLPLLAVLVLGGLPLLSRLLVKLLHGDLGADLLAGISIVTAVWLDEWLAGSLVVLMLSGGAVLETYALRKASSVLEALAKRMPSIAHKKTGDTLTDIAADKIRIGDTLLILPHEICPVDGTVLEGASTMDESYLTGEPYLMSKTAGSQVLSGAINGNAALTIHADKVAADSRYAKIMEVMRSSERYRPKIRRLGDQLGALYAPLALAIATVAWYGSGDVVRFLAVLVIATPCPLLIGIPVTIISSISLAAQREIIIKNPAILETLGLCRTAIFDKTGTLTYGRPSLIAIKTAAELDEAKILTLIASLERYSKHPLSGAILKAAEKAALPLLPVAEIAELPGQGISGLIAGKKIAITSRHAVAEQLPEVLARLPKVGGGLECIALIDGQYAATLQFRDEVRADSSSFINHLQPSHLFDRVMLVSGDRESEVRYLAEQVGIEQVHFSQSPEQKLALVRAETRKAKTVFLGDGINDAPALTAATIGIAFGQNSDITGEAADAVIMDSSLQKVDELFHIGERMRKIALQSAIGGMALSVVGMGAAGMGYLTPVAGALAQELIDVLAILNALRAALPPKTLSDF is encoded by the coding sequence ATGCCGAATTCATCACCCGTAAAATCTTCCACGCTCAGCGTCGAACACTGGATTGCCTTGCTGAGCCTGGCCGGCATCGGCGCTTATCTGCCGCTCCGCTACGGACTCGCGATCGGCAGCCAGACCTATCGCCTGTCGCTCTCGGCCGCGTTCGGACCGGACGCGGCGCCGTTGTTCGAGCAAAGTTTCGCTTTCACCTTTGCGCTCGCGCAATTGCCGCTGCTCGCGGTGCTGGTTTTAGGCGGACTGCCCTTGCTCTCCCGCCTGCTCGTGAAACTGCTGCACGGCGATCTGGGCGCCGATCTGTTGGCCGGAATTTCGATCGTGACCGCGGTATGGCTGGACGAATGGCTGGCCGGCAGCCTGGTCGTATTGATGCTGTCGGGCGGCGCGGTGCTCGAAACTTATGCGCTGCGCAAGGCGTCTTCGGTGCTCGAAGCCCTGGCCAAGCGGATGCCCTCGATCGCGCATAAAAAGACCGGCGACACACTGACCGATATCGCGGCCGACAAAATCCGCATCGGCGATACGCTGCTGATCCTGCCGCACGAGATATGCCCGGTTGACGGCACCGTGCTCGAAGGCGCAAGCACGATGGACGAGTCCTATCTGACCGGCGAACCCTATCTGATGTCGAAAACCGCCGGCTCCCAGGTGTTGTCCGGCGCGATCAACGGCAACGCCGCACTGACGATTCACGCGGATAAAGTCGCGGCGGATTCCCGCTATGCAAAGATCATGGAAGTGATGCGCTCGTCCGAACGCTACCGCCCGAAAATCCGCAGGCTCGGCGACCAACTCGGCGCCCTGTACGCGCCGCTCGCGCTCGCGATCGCGACTGTTGCCTGGTACGGCAGCGGCGATGTCGTGCGCTTCCTGGCCGTGCTGGTGATCGCAACGCCCTGCCCTTTATTGATCGGCATTCCGGTCACGATCATCAGTTCGATCTCGCTGGCCGCGCAGCGCGAGATCATCATCAAGAACCCGGCCATCCTGGAAACGCTCGGCCTGTGCCGAACCGCCATTTTCGACAAGACCGGCACCTTGACCTATGGGCGTCCCTCCCTGATCGCGATCAAGACCGCAGCAGAACTCGACGAAGCCAAGATACTGACGCTGATTGCAAGCCTGGAACGCTATTCGAAGCATCCCCTTTCAGGAGCGATTCTGAAGGCGGCCGAGAAGGCCGCATTGCCCTTGCTGCCGGTTGCCGAGATTGCCGAACTGCCAGGGCAAGGCATTTCGGGCCTCATCGCCGGCAAAAAAATCGCGATCACCAGCCGTCATGCCGTTGCCGAACAACTTCCGGAAGTGCTCGCGCGCCTGCCCAAGGTCGGCGGCGGCCTGGAATGCATCGCCCTGATCGACGGCCAGTATGCGGCGACGCTGCAATTTCGCGATGAAGTGCGCGCGGACAGTTCTTCGTTCATCAATCATTTACAGCCGAGCCATTTGTTCGACCGGGTGATGCTGGTGTCGGGCGATAGGGAATCCGAAGTCCGCTATCTGGCCGAACAGGTCGGCATCGAACAAGTCCACTTCAGCCAAAGCCCAGAACAGAAACTGGCGCTGGTCAGGGCCGAAACGCGGAAAGCCAAAACGGTCTTTCTCGGCGACGGCATCAATGACGCGCCGGCGTTGACCGCCGCGACGATCGGCATCGCCTTCGGTCAGAACAGCGACATCACCGGCGAAGCGGCCGATGCGGTGATCATGGACAGTTCACTGCAGAAAGTCGACGAACTGTTCCATATCGGCGAAAGAATGCGCAAGATCGCCCTGCAAAGCGCGATCGGCGGCATGGCGCTGAGTGTGGTCGGCATGGGCGCGGCGGGCATGGGTTATCTGACCCCTGTCGCCGGCGCCCTGGCCCAGGAACTGATCGATGTGCTCGCGATTTTGAATGCGCTGCGGGCCGCGCTGCCGCCGAAAACGTTGTCCGATTTTTGA
- the xseA gene encoding exodeoxyribonuclease VII large subunit, with product MNKTNTPPKIYTVSELNREAALALGEHFLMIWVEGEISNLSAPSSGHLYFSLKDAGAQVRCALFKNQQRGLRCKPANGMQVLLRAEVSLYEPRGDYQLIVERMEVAGDGALRRAFDALRLKLSEEGLFDSSRKKSLPRLPQAIGIITSPTGAAIRDILSVLKRRFPAIPVIVYPTAVQGANAKFEVAEAIQTANRHADCDVLILARGGGSLEDLQAFNEEIVARAMAASAIPIISGIGHETDVTIADFAADLRAATPTAAAEHATPDQQQWLNGFMQLEKRLEQVLQRKLIRTRQSLDWLDKRLEQQHPGQKLRRNAERLDALRLRLTQTVLKIQQQQKHRLAAASARLAQFNPAVRIQSHQQRQQYLTQRLERAMQHKLEQNRLRLANAGQTLHAVSPLATLNRGYALVTQPESGNIVRSIRQLAVGDRIQTRIADGQFVSEIVDL from the coding sequence ATGAATAAGACCAACACCCCGCCCAAGATTTATACGGTCTCCGAATTGAACCGCGAAGCCGCGCTGGCGCTCGGCGAGCATTTTCTGATGATCTGGGTCGAAGGCGAAATCTCGAACCTCAGCGCGCCCTCGTCCGGCCATCTGTATTTTTCGTTGAAAGACGCCGGCGCCCAGGTGCGCTGCGCGCTGTTCAAAAACCAGCAGCGCGGACTGCGCTGCAAACCCGCGAACGGCATGCAGGTTTTGCTCCGGGCCGAGGTCAGCCTGTACGAGCCGCGTGGCGATTATCAATTGATCGTCGAAAGGATGGAGGTGGCGGGCGACGGCGCACTGCGGCGCGCTTTCGACGCGTTGCGGCTGAAATTGTCCGAGGAAGGCCTGTTCGATTCCTCCCGCAAAAAAAGCCTGCCGCGCCTGCCCCAGGCGATCGGCATCATCACCTCGCCGACCGGGGCCGCGATACGGGACATACTCAGCGTCTTGAAACGGCGCTTCCCGGCGATTCCGGTGATCGTATATCCAACGGCCGTGCAAGGCGCCAATGCCAAATTTGAAGTGGCCGAGGCGATCCAAACCGCCAACCGGCACGCAGATTGCGATGTCCTGATCCTGGCGCGCGGCGGCGGCTCGCTCGAAGACTTGCAGGCCTTCAATGAAGAAATCGTCGCGCGCGCGATGGCCGCGAGCGCGATTCCGATCATCTCCGGCATCGGCCACGAAACCGACGTCACGATCGCCGATTTTGCGGCGGACCTGCGCGCTGCGACGCCTACCGCGGCGGCCGAACATGCCACACCGGATCAGCAGCAATGGCTGAACGGCTTCATGCAGCTCGAAAAACGTCTTGAGCAAGTCTTGCAGCGCAAACTGATCCGAACCCGGCAGAGCCTGGACTGGCTGGATAAGCGCCTTGAGCAGCAGCATCCTGGCCAAAAACTGCGGCGCAATGCCGAACGGCTAGACGCATTGAGGTTGCGCCTGACGCAAACTGTGCTGAAAATACAGCAGCAACAGAAACACCGGCTCGCGGCCGCAAGCGCCAGATTGGCGCAGTTCAATCCTGCCGTTCGCATCCAAAGCCACCAACAACGGCAACAGTACCTGACGCAACGCCTGGAACGGGCGATGCAGCACAAGCTGGAGCAAAACCGGCTCAGACTGGCGAACGCCGGCCAGACCCTGCATGCGGTCAGTCCGCTGGCGACATTGAATCGGGGCTATGCGCTGGTGACGCAGCCCGAGAGCGGCAACATCGTCCGCTCGATCCGGCAACTTGCGGTCGGCGACAGGATTCAGACGCGGATCGCCGACGGGCAATTTGTCAGCGAAATCGTTGATCTGTAA
- the icd gene encoding NADP-dependent isocitrate dehydrogenase translates to MTGPSLVPPSGGSQIKMRNGKLLVPDNPIIPYIEGDGTGPDIWRATVRVLDAAVASAYGGKRKIHWLEIFAGEKAFRQFDTWLPDATVEACRDYLVSIKGPLTTPVGGGIRSLNVALRQLLDLYVCLRPVRWFKGVPSPVKKPESVDMVIFRENTEDIYAGLEFEQGSEENLRFLALLQEHFPKQYAKIRFPATSGIGIKPVSEEGTERLLRAAIDYALVNNRKSVTIVHKGNIMKFTEGAFRNWAYALAEREYPEQTYTWLQWEKTKAANGEAAANKEQAEALAAGRILIKDAIADITLQQVLTRPDDFDVIATLNLNGDYLSDALAAQVGGIGIAPGGNINYQNGAAVFEATHGTAPKYANLDKVNPGSLILSGEMMLRYLGWTEAADAVIRAMDAAIASKRVTYDFARLMDGATEVKCSEFADVMIANL, encoded by the coding sequence ATGACAGGTCCATCTCTCGTCCCGCCGTCCGGCGGCAGTCAGATAAAGATGCGGAACGGCAAATTGCTCGTTCCGGACAATCCGATCATTCCCTACATCGAAGGCGACGGCACCGGTCCCGACATCTGGCGGGCGACCGTGCGCGTGCTCGATGCGGCGGTCGCGAGCGCCTATGGCGGTAAACGCAAGATTCACTGGCTCGAAATCTTCGCCGGCGAAAAAGCCTTCCGTCAGTTCGATACCTGGCTGCCGGACGCGACGGTCGAAGCCTGCCGCGATTATCTGGTCTCGATCAAGGGGCCATTGACCACGCCGGTCGGCGGCGGCATCCGCTCGCTGAACGTCGCGCTCAGGCAATTGCTCGATCTGTATGTCTGTCTGCGGCCGGTGCGCTGGTTCAAGGGCGTGCCGTCGCCGGTCAAAAAACCGGAGTCGGTCGATATGGTGATCTTTCGCGAAAATACCGAAGACATTTACGCGGGGCTCGAATTCGAACAGGGCAGCGAGGAAAACCTGCGCTTCCTGGCCCTGCTGCAAGAACACTTTCCGAAGCAGTATGCGAAGATTCGCTTTCCCGCGACTTCCGGCATCGGCATCAAGCCGGTTTCGGAGGAGGGCACCGAACGCCTGCTGCGCGCCGCCATCGATTACGCCCTGGTCAATAATCGCAAGAGCGTGACGATCGTGCATAAAGGCAACATCATGAAGTTTACCGAAGGCGCGTTCCGCAACTGGGCCTATGCACTCGCCGAGCGGGAATATCCCGAGCAGACCTATACCTGGCTGCAATGGGAGAAAACCAAGGCCGCAAATGGCGAGGCGGCCGCGAACAAGGAGCAGGCCGAAGCCCTCGCGGCAGGCAGGATTCTGATCAAGGATGCGATCGCGGATATTACTCTGCAACAGGTGTTGACCCGCCCCGACGATTTCGACGTGATCGCGACCCTGAATCTGAACGGCGACTACCTGTCCGATGCCTTGGCCGCACAGGTCGGCGGCATCGGCATCGCGCCCGGCGGCAACATCAACTACCAAAACGGCGCCGCAGTTTTCGAGGCGACTCACGGCACCGCGCCGAAGTATGCGAATCTGGACAAGGTCAACCCCGGCTCATTGATCCTGTCAGGCGAGATGATGCTGCGCTATCTCGGCTGGACCGAGGCGGCCGACGCGGTGATCCGCGCGATGGATGCCGCGATCGCGAGTAAACGGGTCACCTATGATTTCGCCCGCCTGATGGACGGGGCGACCGAAGTCAAATGCAGCGAATTTGCAGACGTGATGATTGCGAATTTGTAG
- the thpR gene encoding RNA 2',3'-cyclic phosphodiesterase gives MKRLFFALWPDPETRTRCTAVAAALKQAGRPVRPDNLHITLVFLGSVDEATETKLVEAAAAIRFAKISIRFDALHYWRRPRIICLSGKPEDSAVALLVEQLNTIAAAQEITTDDRPYQAHVTLIRKASQLPPLTLEPFLWQADAFCLVESCSTPEGVAYRVLKTWQAYEDQTPIDSEAD, from the coding sequence ATGAAACGCTTATTTTTTGCCCTATGGCCCGATCCGGAAACCCGCACCCGATGCACGGCCGTTGCCGCCGCGCTGAAACAGGCCGGACGCCCGGTACGCCCCGACAATTTGCATATCACGCTGGTGTTTCTGGGCAGCGTCGATGAAGCGACCGAAACGAAACTGGTCGAAGCGGCCGCGGCGATCCGTTTCGCGAAAATTTCGATCCGATTCGATGCGCTGCACTATTGGCGCCGCCCCCGAATCATCTGCCTGTCCGGCAAACCGGAAGATTCAGCGGTAGCATTGCTGGTCGAACAACTGAACACGATCGCCGCGGCGCAGGAGATTACGACAGATGACAGGCCTTATCAGGCGCATGTGACCTTGATCCGCAAGGCCAGCCAATTGCCGCCATTGACCTTGGAACCGTTCCTCTGGCAGGCCGATGCTTTCTGTCTGGTCGAATCCTGCTCGACGCCGGAAGGCGTCGCCTACCGGGTACTGAAAACCTGGCAGGCTTATGAAGACCAAACCCCGATCGACAGCGAAGCGGATTAA
- a CDS encoding porin produces MGVPVASADGAPAGLIAELSDKDAATWAGLQKYGVNIGGWATAGINYNTNNPSDRSNAPVSMTDRNAEFHLYQLNLFIEKAVTKASNWDVGGRFDFMFGTDTRYTQATGHWDMGLISQRDLRFYDIALPQAYVEVYAPIGNGLSGKFGHFYGLIGYESVPSPPNFFASHSYSFKSSPFTTTGALFSYALNDQWSVNLGAVTGGDNFDRDLGAWSHMSGLTWANADTGTTVSFSVLQGDVYQNQSSELVYYSAILQQNLGKWHYVLQHDRGTQQNAIAQGQNADWYSIAQYLTYDIDAQLGAGLRGEWFRDDDGVRYSAGAANYYALTAGLNWKPKDWLMVRPEVRYDWSEAQIAPFDGGHQTDQVLLGIDAVIQF; encoded by the coding sequence ATGGGCGTTCCTGTAGCGAGTGCAGACGGCGCGCCTGCCGGGTTGATTGCCGAACTGTCTGACAAAGATGCCGCCACCTGGGCCGGTTTGCAAAAATATGGGGTGAATATCGGCGGTTGGGCGACGGCTGGCATCAACTACAACACCAACAATCCCAGTGACCGCAGTAACGCTCCGGTATCCATGACTGACCGGAACGCAGAGTTTCATTTGTATCAGTTGAATCTGTTTATCGAAAAAGCCGTCACCAAAGCCTCGAACTGGGATGTAGGTGGACGCTTCGACTTCATGTTCGGCACGGATACCCGATATACACAAGCGACCGGCCATTGGGACATGGGGTTGATCAGCCAACGCGACCTGCGCTTTTATGACATCGCCCTGCCGCAGGCTTATGTCGAGGTCTATGCGCCGATCGGTAACGGCCTGAGCGGAAAGTTCGGACATTTTTACGGTCTCATCGGCTACGAGTCGGTACCGTCGCCGCCGAATTTCTTTGCCTCTCATTCCTACAGCTTCAAGTCCTCGCCGTTTACCACGACCGGAGCGCTGTTTAGCTATGCGCTCAACGACCAATGGAGCGTAAACCTCGGCGCGGTGACGGGTGGAGATAATTTCGATCGGGATTTAGGCGCCTGGAGCCATATGAGCGGACTGACCTGGGCTAATGCCGACACCGGCACCACGGTTTCCTTTTCGGTGTTGCAGGGCGATGTCTACCAAAATCAGAGTTCTGAGCTGGTGTATTATTCGGCGATTCTCCAGCAAAACCTCGGTAAATGGCACTATGTCCTGCAGCACGACCGGGGCACCCAACAAAATGCCATCGCTCAGGGGCAGAATGCCGACTGGTATTCCATCGCCCAATACCTCACCTATGACATTGACGCTCAATTGGGCGCCGGTTTACGCGGAGAGTGGTTTAGGGATGACGACGGGGTCCGCTATTCCGCAGGCGCCGCCAACTATTACGCACTGACGGCGGGCTTGAACTGGAAACCTAAGGACTGGTTGATGGTCCGGCCTGAAGTGCGTTACGACTGGAGCGAGGCGCAAATCGCTCCATTCGACGGTGGGCATCAGACCGACCAGGTTCTGCTGGGTATTGACGCAGTCATCCAGTTTTGA